One segment of Pseudomonas sp. FP2196 DNA contains the following:
- a CDS encoding nucleoside-specific channel-forming protein Tsx, whose translation MHVASVLCAPFAHTFAVSLLLTGVTGVLSHNAMAQPALPEESAQGETLSPEASPPQKGAYLSDWYNQDLTLIGSKDISFGPQPADDIYLEYEYFGRKGPFELYGYIDVPKIFNIGNSHDKGVWDHGSPVFMEHEPRISIDYLAGRSLAIGPFKEWYVAFDWIYDHGSRKENRANTLYSGFGTDIDTHSRVNLSANLYGRYQWENYGASNEYSWDGYRAQLKYIIPIDKFSNGASLTYIGFTNFDFGSDMHKDNPARTANATVATNVLLYSFTHLRFTLVGRYFHNGGNWEDGSELNFGDGNFRARSNGWGYYAGIGYQF comes from the coding sequence ATGCACGTCGCTTCCGTTTTATGCGCCCCGTTTGCGCACACGTTTGCTGTTTCCCTGCTACTGACTGGCGTTACCGGAGTTCTCAGCCACAACGCGATGGCGCAACCGGCGCTCCCCGAAGAATCCGCTCAGGGCGAAACCCTCAGCCCCGAAGCCAGTCCGCCGCAAAAAGGTGCGTACCTGTCGGATTGGTACAACCAGGACCTGACCCTGATCGGCAGCAAAGACATCAGCTTCGGACCGCAACCGGCGGACGATATCTACCTGGAATACGAGTATTTCGGGCGCAAAGGCCCGTTCGAACTGTATGGCTACATCGACGTGCCGAAGATCTTCAATATCGGCAACAGCCACGACAAAGGCGTGTGGGACCACGGCTCGCCGGTGTTCATGGAGCACGAGCCACGCATTTCCATCGACTACCTCGCCGGCCGCAGCCTGGCCATCGGCCCGTTCAAGGAGTGGTACGTAGCGTTCGACTGGATCTACGACCACGGCAGCCGCAAAGAGAACCGCGCCAACACCCTCTACAGCGGCTTCGGCACCGACATCGACACCCATTCGCGGGTCAACCTGTCGGCCAACCTGTACGGGCGTTACCAGTGGGAAAACTACGGCGCGAGCAATGAGTACTCGTGGGACGGCTACCGCGCGCAGCTCAAGTACATCATCCCGATCGACAAATTCAGCAACGGCGCTTCGTTGACCTACATCGGCTTCACCAACTTCGATTTCGGCTCCGACATGCACAAGGACAACCCGGCGCGCACCGCCAACGCGACGGTGGCGACCAACGTCTTGCTGTACTCGTTCACCCATTTGCGCTTCACCCTGGTCGGGCGTTATTTCCACAATGGCGGTAACTGGGAAGACGGCAGCGAGCTGAATTTTGGCGACGGCAATTTCCGCGCCCGCTCCAACGGCTGGGGTTACTACGCCGGCATCGGTTATCAGTTCTGA
- a CDS encoding purine nucleoside permease, translating into MQAMMRVFLAASTLLSCTAWADDAPIQPKVVLITMFAPEAQHWIDRLELKQQIRVPGLSAEYPTIRCNTQQVCLLTTGMGQTNAAASTLALAMSPKFDLRKSYFLIAGIAGISPEHGTIGTAAWAHYLVEFGTQWELDSRDAPSSWPTGYLGINTKGPNEKPPLDYKTEVFELNPTLQAKAYALSHKVELSESKESAAWRLKYPSAPANQPPVVTRCDTLAGNTWFSGTRLSERAEVWTKLLTDNKGEYCTTQQEDNSTYEALLRASREGLVDVQRLAVVRAGSDFDRPEPGGSEVDNLLKYADQGGFVPALENLYRTGNPLVQDILKHWSAWENGVPQS; encoded by the coding sequence ATGCAAGCAATGATGCGAGTTTTTCTGGCCGCTTCCACCCTGCTCTCTTGCACCGCATGGGCTGACGATGCGCCGATCCAGCCCAAAGTCGTATTGATCACCATGTTCGCCCCCGAGGCGCAGCACTGGATCGATCGCCTTGAGCTCAAACAGCAGATCCGTGTGCCAGGCCTGTCCGCCGAGTACCCGACCATCCGCTGCAACACGCAGCAGGTGTGCCTGCTGACCACTGGCATGGGCCAGACCAACGCGGCCGCCTCGACGCTGGCACTGGCCATGTCGCCGAAATTCGATCTGCGCAAAAGCTATTTCCTGATCGCCGGTATCGCCGGGATCAGCCCTGAACACGGCACCATCGGCACCGCCGCATGGGCGCATTATCTGGTGGAGTTCGGCACGCAGTGGGAGCTGGATTCCCGTGATGCGCCATCGAGTTGGCCGACCGGTTATCTAGGCATCAACACCAAAGGCCCGAATGAAAAACCACCGCTGGATTACAAGACCGAAGTCTTCGAACTCAATCCGACATTGCAGGCCAAGGCTTACGCCCTGAGCCACAAAGTCGAACTGAGCGAGAGCAAGGAATCCGCCGCTTGGCGTTTGAAATACCCGTCAGCGCCCGCCAACCAACCGCCAGTCGTCACCCGTTGCGACACACTGGCGGGCAACACCTGGTTTTCCGGCACGCGCCTGAGCGAACGGGCTGAGGTCTGGACCAAACTGCTCACCGACAACAAGGGCGAATACTGCACGACGCAGCAGGAAGACAACTCCACCTACGAAGCGCTGCTACGCGCCAGCCGTGAAGGACTCGTCGATGTGCAACGCCTGGCGGTGGTGCGCGCTGGCTCCGACTTCGACCGTCCTGAACCGGGCGGTAGTGAAGTGGATAATTTGCTCAAGTATGCCGATCAGGGCGGTTTTGTCCCGGCCCTTGAGAACCTCTATCGCACGGGTAATCCGCTGGTGCAGGACATCCTCAAGCACTGGTCTGCCTGGGAAAATGGCGTTCCACAATCCTGA